The window GCAGTTCTGCGCCGAGGAATCCTGCGGCAAGTGCACGCCGTGCCGGATCGGTTCCACCCGTGGCGTGGAAGTGGTGGACCGCTTGATCGCCAGCACCGATGCCGCTGCGCGCCAGGAGCAGGCACGGCTGCTGCAAGACCTTTGCGACACCATGCAGTACGGCTCGCTCTGCGCCCTGGGTGGGATGACTTCCTTTCCCGTCGGCAGCGCCCTCAAGCATTTTCCCGCCGACTTCGGTCTGGCGACCACGGAGGCCGACCAATGATCAATATCTTCGACCCAAGCAGCGATATCGACCTCGGCACCCCGGCGCGTGAAAGCGACGTGCAGGTCAGCCTGACCATTGATGGCCGCGAAATCAGCGTCGCCTCTGGCACCTCGGTGATGCGCGCGGCGGCCATGCTCGGCACCACCATTCCAAAACTCTGCGCCACCGACAGCCTGGAAGCCTTCGGCTCCTGCCGCATGTGCCTGGTGGAGATCGACGGTATGCGCGGCTACCCGGCCTCCTGCACCACGCCGGTGACACAAGGCATGGTGGTGCGCACCCAAACGTCCAGACTGGCCGATCTGCGGCGCAACGTGATGGAAATGTACATTTCCGATCACCCGCTGGACTGCCTGACGTGCGCCGCCAACGGCAACTGTGAATTGCAGACGGTGGCGGGGCAGGTGGGCCTGCGCGAGGTGCGCTACGGCTACGAGGGTGCCAATCACCTGGCCGAAGCCAAGGACGTCTCCAACCCTTATTTCGAGTATGACCCGAGCAAATGCATCGTCTGTAACCGTTGTGTGCGCGCCTGTGAGGAAATCCAGGGCACGTTTGCCCTGACCATCACCGGACGCGGCTTCGATTCCCGCGTGGCAGCGGCCGGCGGTGACAACTTCCTCGACTCCGAATGCGTCTCCTGCGGCGCCTGTGTCCAGGCCTGCCCGACGGCGACCCTGATCGACAAGAGCGTTGTGGAGATCGGCCAGCCGGAGCGCAGCGTCATCACCACCTGTGCCTATTGCGGTGTAGGCTGCTCCTTCCGCGCCGAAATGAAAGGCGAGCAACTGGTGCGCATGGTCCCGGACAAGAACGGCCAGGCCAACCATGGCCACTCCTGCGTCAAGGGCCGTTTCGCCTGGGGTTACGCCACCCACCCAGACCGCATCACCAAACCGATGATCCGCAAGCACATCAGCGACCCGTGGCAGGAAGTCAGCTGGGAAGAGGCGGTCAACTACGCGGCCAGCGAATTACGGCGTATCCAGCTCAAATACGGGCGCGACTCCATCGGTGGCATCACCTCCAGCCGCTGCACCAACGAAGAAACCTACCTGGTGCAGAAACTGGTGCGCACCGCTTTCGGCAACAACAACGTCGACACGTGCGCCCGGGTCTGCCATTCGCCCACCGGTTATGGCCTCAAGCAGACCTTGGGCGAATCCGCCGGCACCCAGAATTTCGACTCGGTGATGAAGGCCGACGTGATCCTGGTGATGGGTGCCAACCCCACCGACGCTCACCCGGTGTTCGGCTCCCAGCTCAAGCGTCGCTTGCGCCAGGGCGCACGGCTGATCGTCATCGACCCGCGTCGTATCGATCTGGTGGACTCCCCCCATGCCCGTGCCGAACTGCACTTGCAACTGCGTCCGGGGACCAACGTGGCCATGCTCAATGCGCTGGCCCATGTGATTGTCACTGAGGGGCTGGTCAACCAGCCTTTTGTCGAGGAGCGCTGCGAGGCGGCGGACTTCGCCCGGTGGCGCGACTTCGTCAGCCAGCCGGAAAACTCGCCCGAAGTCCTCGGACCGGTGTGTGGCGTGCCCGCCGAGCAGATCCGCGCCGCCGCGCGGCTGTACGCCAGCGTTGACAATGCCGCTATCTACTACGGCCTCGGTGTCACCGAACACAGTCAGGGCAGCACCTCGGTGATGGGTATCGCCAACCTGGCCATGGTCACCGGCAATATTGGCCGTGAAGGGGTTGGGGTGAATCCGCTGCGCGGGCAGAACAACGTCCAGGGTTCCTGCGACATGGGTTCTTTCCCCCACGAGCTGCCCGGCTATCGGCACATTTCCAACGAAACGGTACGCGCCCAGTTCGAACAGGCCTGGAACGTGACCCTGCAACCCGATCCGGGGCTGCGCATTCCCAATATGTTCGAAGCGGCCCTGGACGGGACCTTCAAGGCGCTTTACTGCCAGGGCGAGGATATCGCCCAGAGCGACCCGAACACCCAGCACGTGACCGCGGCCCTGTCGGCCATGGAATGCGTGGTGGTGCAGGATATCTTCCTCAACGAGACGGCCAAGTTCGCCCATGTGTTCCTGCCGGGCAGCTCGTTCCTTGAGAAGGACGGCACCTTCACCAACGCCGAGCGCCGCATTTCCCGGGTGCGCAAGGTGATGGAACCGCTGGCCGGTAAGGCCGACTGGGAAGCCACCGTGGCCCTGGCCGATGCCTTGGGCTACAAGATGCACTACAACCATCCTTCGCAGATCATGGACGAGATCGCTCGCCTGACCCCCACCTTCAGCCGCGTCAGCTACGCCGAACTGGATCGTCACGGCAGCCTGCAATGGCCGTGTAACGACGCCGCGCCCGACGGCACGCCGACCATGCACATCGAGCAGTTCGTGCGTGGCAAGGGACGCTTCATGCTCACCGGCTATGTACCCACCGAGGAGAAGGTCAACAGCCGTTATCCGTTGCTACTGACCACCGGGCGGATCCTTAGCCAGTACAACGTCGGCGCCCAGACCCGACGCACCGACAACGTGGCCTGGCACGAGGAAGACCGGCTGGAAATTCATCCGACTGACGCCGAAAACCGCGGTATCGTCGAGGGCGACTGGGTCGGTATCGGCAGTCGCGCCGGGCAGACCGTGCTGCGTGCGAAAGTCACCGAGCGGGTGGCGCCAGGGGTGGTCTACACCACCTTCCACTTCCCCGAATCGGGCGCCAACGTCATCACCACCGACAACTCCGACTGGGCCACCAACTGCCCGGAATACAAAGTGACGGCGGTCGAGATCGTGCGGGTCAGCCAGCCTTCCGAATGGCAGAAGCGCTACCAGGCCTTCAGTGATGAACAGGGACGTCTGCTCAGAGAGCGTCGCCATGCCGAGAAAGCCGAGGTGCGGCGATGAGTTCCGAAAGCCTGATCAAGATGGCCAACCAGATCGCGCAGTACTTCGCCAGTGAACCGGATCACGCACAGGCGGTGAACGGCGTGCGCCAACACATGAAGAACTTCTGGACGCCGGCCATGCGTCGCCAGTTGAGTGCTTGGCAAACCGAGCATCCAGGCGCAGTACTGCATCCTTTGGTGCTGGCGGCACTGACGGAAACGACAGAGGGGGCGGTCTAGCGGGGCCTGCGATGGCGGGAACGGGCACAGCCCTGGCCGGTTCATCGTCGAAGACGTATGACAAAACCGATCAGGGCTGTGGTCAACTCAGGGATCTGTCAGTTGACAGTGATGTAGGGGTCCCAGCTGTAGTTCGGACCAATCTGGTTCAGGTTCCGGTCCAGCAGAACGAAGGTAACGGTGTACCAGAGTTTTCCTGCGTTCAGGGCCGTGGACTGCCAGAAGGTGTAGGTCACGTCAGTTTTGGCGATGCCGTGGGGGGCGCCCTTGTCCAGGTACGGCACCGGGATATTCGGGATGTTGTAGGAGATCGGGGTCGACATGGAACCTGGGTAATCACCGCCCTGGTGAGGATTGCCTTGCTGGACGTTGGTGATCAGTGCGACGCGGTCGAAGTTGCGCGACAGGGTCGTTGCGCGCCAGCGGATGTTGTCGCCGGGGTTCACGTCGATCCACAACTCGTCGCCACCTTCGCCGGTGTTGCCGCTGGCTTGCTTGTCGACCGCATCGCGGCTCACCAGCATGGCCACTGCGCCGCCGACATCGCCAGGATGGGCGATCAGGTAATCGGCATCAATCGTGACAAGCACATCAATTGTTTGGGTCGCTCCAGACATTTTGTTGCTCCTTGATCGTAGTGACATCGACGACCGCGCCCTCAAAGGGCGTCCGGGCCACCCGGTCCCTGGGTACGGTCTCGGGGGGAACGATAGAAGACGGCTTTATGGAGTCAAATTTCGATTTCTTGACGCTGAAAAAGCGCAGCGAAGCGCGACGGCGGCATGTCCTTGATTCGGTTCCGAACCGGACATTTTCGTAAGATGCATCGGGTGAAATTCTGGCGGCATGCGTAGGTGAAGGCGCACAGCGCATGTCTGTCTTTGCCTTCAATGCCGCCACGGACACGCCGCAGGAATTGGTCAGCCGCCGTGCTCGGTCCTGCGGCTGCTGACTTCCGCCGGTACGTCATCCCCGGCCATGCGTTTGCGAAACAACGCGGCGCGGGCCAGCAACAGGGTGGTCACCGGTACCGTGATGGACAGCAGGATCGGTATCAGCCAGGCATGCAGAACCGGCGCGGACTTGAGCGCTGAAAAATAGATGATCGAGGCCAGCGCCACGCACCAGGCGCCCAATGTTGAAGCCAGGGCCGGCGGGTGCATGCGCTGGAAATAATCCTTCAAACGCACCAGACCGATCGCTCCGGCCAGGGCGAACAGGCTGCTGAGCACCAGCAGGATCGCCACGGGAATTTCGACCCACATCGACAGTTCGCCGCTCATTCAATCACCTCGCCGCGCAACAGGAACTTGGCCAGGGCGAACGAGCCGACAAAGCCGAACAGGGCGATCATCAGCGCCGCCTCGAAATAGGTGTCACTGGCGTAACGAATGCCCAGCACCAGCATCATCAGCATCGCCACGATGTACAGATAGTCCAGGGCCAGTACCCGGTCTTGCGCTGACGGTCCCTTGAACAGGCGCAGCAAGGTCAGCACCATCGTCAGGGAGAACAGGAACAGGCTCAACAGGATCGCGTTGGACAGCAATGGGCTCATTCGAAAATCTCCATCAGCGGCCGCTCGAAGGTGGTCTTGAAGTGCGTAATGAATGCCGCTTCGTCTTCCAGATCGAACACGTGCAGCAGCAGGACGCTGCGATCCAGGGCCAGTTCCGACCAGACCGTGCCGGGAATCACTGTGGTGATCATCGACAGCGCCGCCAGGCCATTGGCATCGTGCAGGTCCAGCGGCACCTTGATGAACCGCGAGCGAGGTGGGTGGTGTCCAGCGTTGATCACACTCCAGGCCACGGCCAGATTGGACACCAGCACTTCGCGACCCACCAGCAGGAACAACCGCAGCACTGCCCAGGGCCGCCGAATATGGATGGGCCTGGGGCGCAACGGGCGCATCATTAAAGGTGCCAGCACGCCCAGTGCCGCTCCCAGCAGCAGATGCCCTGCACTGAGGGACAGGTTCAACAGCAGCCAGAGCAACCAGAGTGCCAGGGACAACCACGGAGCAGGAAACAGACGTTTCATGGTTGCACCTCTGTCAGTGTGCTGTCCGCTTTCGGGCCGGGGACGGGGCGGGTAGCGAGCACCGACATCACATAATGTTCGGGGGTGTTCAGCCCGGCGGCCGCCTCCTGGGTGTAGCGCAGCAGTGGCTCGGCCTTGAAGGTCAGCGCGATGCCCAACCCCAGGAGCACGATGATCGGCAGGCATTCGGAAGGTCGCAACAAGGGGGACGGTCGTTCTTGCGGCGTCCAGAAACGCTGGATACCCAGGCGCGAGAAAGCGATCAACGACGCCAGCCCCGACAGGATCAACAGCGCCAACAAGCCCCACGCCTGGTTCGACACCGGTTCCACACTGTCCCCAAGCCCCTGAGGATTGAGCAATGCGCTCATGAGCCCCAGCTTGCCGATGAACCCCGAAAGTGGCGGCATGCCCACCACCAACAGCGTGCAGGCGATGAAACTCAAGCCGAGGAAGGCCATGGTCCAGGGAATGACTTGCCCGATGACGGCTTTCTGTTCGTCATCGAGGTTGATGCCCTTGGGCGGTTGCAAGGATTCCAGTGGCCGAGGCAGGACATCGAGATCGTCCTCCAGCGACGGTTCATTGGCCGAGCGCGAGCGTTCGATCAGCTCGGCCAGCAAGAACAACGCACAGAGTGCCAGGGTCGAGCTCACCAGATAAAACAGCGCCGCACCCACCAGGTTTGGCTGGGCAAAGCCGATGGCCGACAACAGGATTCCGGCGGACACCAGGATACTCAGGCTGGCCATGCGCTCCAGGCGCTGGGCCGCAAGAATGGCGATGGCGGCACAGATGATCGTCGCCATGCCGCCGTAGATCAGCCAGTCGCCGCCGAAATATGCCGAGGCACCGGCCTGGCCGGAGAACAGCAACGTCCACAGGCGCAGGATCGTGTAGACGCCCACCTTGGTCATGATCGCGAACAGGGCCGCCACCGGCGCACTGGCGGCGCTGTAGGCCGGCACCAGCCAGAAGTTCAGCGGCCACATGCCGGCCTTGGCCAGGAACGCCACCGCCAGGATGCCCGCCCCGGCGTGCAGCAAGCCCCGGTCGGCTTCCGGTACCAGGGGCACCTTCAACGCCAGGTCAGCCATGTTCAACGTGCCGGTGACGCCATAGATCAGCGCCGCGCCGATCAGGAACAGCGAGGAGGCCAGCAGGTTGATGGAAATGTAGTGCAACCCCGACGACACCCGCGCCCGGCCCGAGCCGTGCAGCATCAAACCGTACGACGCTGCCAGCAGCACCTCGAAGAACACAAACAGATTGAACAGATCCGCGGTCAGGAAGGCCCCGTAGAGGCCCATCAACTGGATCTGGAACAGCGCATGGAAACTCGCGCCGGCGCGATCCCAGCGGGCTGTGGCGAACAGCAAGGCACTGACGCCGATGATGCCGGTCAACACCAGCATCAACGCCGACAGACGATCGACCACCAATACGATGCCGAACGGCGCCTGCCAGTTGCCCGGCAGGTACACGCCGATGGAGGCGGGCAGGGCCTGGTCCTGGGTCCAATGCAACAACAGCATGGCGATGCCCAGGCCCAGCAGGCTGGAAAACAGATTGATCCGCGCTTTGAGCGGGCGATGCTTCTCGCCCAGCATGAGCATCAGCGCAGCGGTCAGCAGCGGCAGCAGGATCGGCGCGGCGATCAAATGAGGCGTCAACGTCATTCCTT is drawn from Pseudomonas rhizophila and contains these coding sequences:
- a CDS encoding monovalent cation/H+ antiporter subunit D gives rise to the protein MTLTPHLIAAPILLPLLTAALMLMLGEKHRPLKARINLFSSLLGLGIAMLLLHWTQDQALPASIGVYLPGNWQAPFGIVLVVDRLSALMLVLTGIIGVSALLFATARWDRAGASFHALFQIQLMGLYGAFLTADLFNLFVFFEVLLAASYGLMLHGSGRARVSSGLHYISINLLASSLFLIGAALIYGVTGTLNMADLALKVPLVPEADRGLLHAGAGILAVAFLAKAGMWPLNFWLVPAYSAASAPVAALFAIMTKVGVYTILRLWTLLFSGQAGASAYFGGDWLIYGGMATIICAAIAILAAQRLERMASLSILVSAGILLSAIGFAQPNLVGAALFYLVSSTLALCALFLLAELIERSRSANEPSLEDDLDVLPRPLESLQPPKGINLDDEQKAVIGQVIPWTMAFLGLSFIACTLLVVGMPPLSGFIGKLGLMSALLNPQGLGDSVEPVSNQAWGLLALLILSGLASLIAFSRLGIQRFWTPQERPSPLLRPSECLPIIVLLGLGIALTFKAEPLLRYTQEAAAGLNTPEHYVMSVLATRPVPGPKADSTLTEVQP
- the fdhF gene encoding formate dehydrogenase subunit alpha: MINIFDPSSDIDLGTPARESDVQVSLTIDGREISVASGTSVMRAAAMLGTTIPKLCATDSLEAFGSCRMCLVEIDGMRGYPASCTTPVTQGMVVRTQTSRLADLRRNVMEMYISDHPLDCLTCAANGNCELQTVAGQVGLREVRYGYEGANHLAEAKDVSNPYFEYDPSKCIVCNRCVRACEEIQGTFALTITGRGFDSRVAAAGGDNFLDSECVSCGACVQACPTATLIDKSVVEIGQPERSVITTCAYCGVGCSFRAEMKGEQLVRMVPDKNGQANHGHSCVKGRFAWGYATHPDRITKPMIRKHISDPWQEVSWEEAVNYAASELRRIQLKYGRDSIGGITSSRCTNEETYLVQKLVRTAFGNNNVDTCARVCHSPTGYGLKQTLGESAGTQNFDSVMKADVILVMGANPTDAHPVFGSQLKRRLRQGARLIVIDPRRIDLVDSPHARAELHLQLRPGTNVAMLNALAHVIVTEGLVNQPFVEERCEAADFARWRDFVSQPENSPEVLGPVCGVPAEQIRAAARLYASVDNAAIYYGLGVTEHSQGSTSVMGIANLAMVTGNIGREGVGVNPLRGQNNVQGSCDMGSFPHELPGYRHISNETVRAQFEQAWNVTLQPDPGLRIPNMFEAALDGTFKALYCQGEDIAQSDPNTQHVTAALSAMECVVVQDIFLNETAKFAHVFLPGSSFLEKDGTFTNAERRISRVRKVMEPLAGKADWEATVALADALGYKMHYNHPSQIMDEIARLTPTFSRVSYAELDRHGSLQWPCNDAAPDGTPTMHIEQFVRGKGRFMLTGYVPTEEKVNSRYPLLLTTGRILSQYNVGAQTRRTDNVAWHEEDRLEIHPTDAENRGIVEGDWVGIGSRAGQTVLRAKVTERVAPGVVYTTFHFPESGANVITTDNSDWATNCPEYKVTAVEIVRVSQPSEWQKRYQAFSDEQGRLLRERRHAEKAEVRR
- a CDS encoding AidA/PixA family protein, with amino-acid sequence MSGATQTIDVLVTIDADYLIAHPGDVGGAVAMLVSRDAVDKQASGNTGEGGDELWIDVNPGDNIRWRATTLSRNFDRVALITNVQQGNPHQGGDYPGSMSTPISYNIPNIPVPYLDKGAPHGIAKTDVTYTFWQSTALNAGKLWYTVTFVLLDRNLNQIGPNYSWDPYITVN
- a CDS encoding Na+/H+ antiporter subunit G — its product is MSGELSMWVEIPVAILLVLSSLFALAGAIGLVRLKDYFQRMHPPALASTLGAWCVALASIIYFSALKSAPVLHAWLIPILLSITVPVTTLLLARAALFRKRMAGDDVPAEVSSRRTEHGG
- a CDS encoding Na+/H+ antiporter subunit E, producing the protein MKRLFPAPWLSLALWLLWLLLNLSLSAGHLLLGAALGVLAPLMMRPLRPRPIHIRRPWAVLRLFLLVGREVLVSNLAVAWSVINAGHHPPRSRFIKVPLDLHDANGLAALSMITTVIPGTVWSELALDRSVLLLHVFDLEDEAAFITHFKTTFERPLMEIFE
- a CDS encoding K+/H+ antiporter subunit F encodes the protein MSPLLSNAILLSLFLFSLTMVLTLLRLFKGPSAQDRVLALDYLYIVAMLMMLVLGIRYASDTYFEAALMIALFGFVGSFALAKFLLRGEVIE
- a CDS encoding formate dehydrogenase subunit delta, whose amino-acid sequence is MSSESLIKMANQIAQYFASEPDHAQAVNGVRQHMKNFWTPAMRRQLSAWQTEHPGAVLHPLVLAALTETTEGAV